CCAGCCGCCGCCGGGCCTCCGGGTCGAGGCGCTGTTCGGGCTCGTCGAGCAGCAGCAGGTCGCGGGGCCGGACCAGCGCGCAGGCCAGCAGCAGGGCCTGCATCTGGCCCGAGGAGAGCGCGGACGGCAGCGCGTCGGCGCGCTCGGTGAGCGCCCGGTTCTCCAGCACCTGCTCGACCCAGTCGGCGGCGTCGGCGACCCCGTGCGCGACGGCGACCAGCAGCAGGTGCTCGCGCACCGTCAGGTCGGGGTAGCAGGCGACGGTGTCGCCGACCACCGCGACCCGGGCCCGGATCCGCGGGTCGTTCTCGTTCATCGCCAGCCCGTCGAACCGCACCGTTCCGCCGGTCGGCAGGTCGCGGCCGGCCGCGACCCGCAG
The DNA window shown above is from Streptomyces sp. TLI_171 and carries:
- a CDS encoding ABC transporter ATP-binding protein, which codes for MTENSAAPRATTRRALLQLTGVSRSYGDREVLHPVDLDLSAGECVALLGHNGSGKSTLLRVAAGRDLPTGGTVRFDGLAMNENDPRIRARVAVVGDTVACYPDLTVREHLLLVAVAHGVADAADWVEQVLENRALTERADALPSALSSGQMQALLLACALVRPRDLLLLDEPEQRLDPEARRRLAELLTAELADGVAVLLVTHHTDLALEVADRVVVLEDGRIVRQGAPAEILADRTDAPAVAR